In Anolis carolinensis isolate JA03-04 unplaced genomic scaffold, rAnoCar3.1.pri scaffold_14, whole genome shotgun sequence, the following proteins share a genomic window:
- the LOC134294260 gene encoding uncharacterized protein LOC134294260 encodes MPETVALRLSILETNLSRLSETVERLVPLLEENLQKEASRYGAEREPSKEGDWSQRGQRASTQSPVAARDEGDEEYWQELQFRDRMAREVERQRALGTLRPPSPTELPTPRMGVGVERPLGPGIGSSGFADEGGEERGVQEEEEDVPYDEERRDEGATARPVCGWAEEPTAAADFQEPRRMTTGVGRGVFQGAARGNLMQPFPMPPRQHQRAAEWVPRREDLKLEYGGESEELNFFLISIRGYMEDNAHTFPSEASRVRAIGNTLKRGAASWYVQLHARRDPCLRSVPRFLAALENRFRDRLEQLRARDQLKGIKQRDKTVPEYAEEFLHLAERVPEWSEVTKVELFKEGLRPEIFSWAAHRDDPETLQGWIQLAGRVESTLAQVKRFRSSSGQQRPVARGRGETRKQERPGGRPGIPSRGDDNKPKPGCFVCGKTGHRAAECWARKGEPPKAPKPKPATGRRAEEEVQAPESSERLDYGERRTEEEDEENGGAMSCSQIPGLNFQALNLTS; translated from the exons atgccggagaccgtggccctgcggttatccatcctggaaactaatttatccaggctatcGGAAACCGTGgagagattggtgccattattggaagagaatctccagaaggaggccagccgatatggcgccgagagagaaccaagcaaagaaggagattggagccagaggggccagcgggcgtcaacgcagagccccgtggcggcaagggacgagggagatgaggaatactggcaggagctgcagttccgggacagaatggcgcgagaagtggagcgtcagcgagccctggggaccctgaggccgccgtctccaacagagctcccaacccccagaatgggcgtcggggtggaaaggccactggggccagggatcgggtccagtggattcgcagacgaaggcggagaggagcggggggtccaggaagaggaggaggatgtgccgtacgacgaggaaaggcgagatgagggggctacagctaggccagtatgcggatgggcggaagagccgacagcggcggcagacttccaggagccgcgcagaatgaccaccggagtggggcgcggcgtgttccaaggagccgcccgaggaaacctgatgcaacccttccccatgccgcccagacaacatcaaagggctgcagaatgggtgcctagaagggaagatctcaaactagaatacggaggggaatcagaggaactgaacttttttctaattagcattagaggatacatggaagacaacgcacacacatttccctccgaagcaagcagggttcgagccatcggcaacacactaaagcgaggagcggccagctggtatgtgcaattgcatgccagacgcgacccatgcctgaggtcggtgccccgcttcctcgccgcactggagaaccggttcagagaccggctagagcaattgagggctcgagaccagctgaaaggaataaaacaaagggacaaaacggtgcccgagtacgcagaggaattcctccacctcgcggaaagggtaccggagtggtctgaagtaaccaaagtggaactatttaaagagggactacgccccgagattttcagctgggccgcgcacagagacgaccccgagacgctccagggatggattcaactagcggggcgcgtcgaatccaccctggcccaagtaaagcgcttcaggagcagcagcggccagcaaagaccggtggcgagaggtcgaggagaaacgaggaagcaagaaagacccggagggaggccggggattccctccagaggagacgacaacaaacctaaaccgggatgctttgtatgtgggaagacgggccaccgagcagcggaatgctgggcccggaagggggagccgccaaaagccccaaagcccaagccagcaaccgggaggcgtgcggaggaggaggtgcaggccccagaatcttcggaaagattg gactatggtgaaagaagaaccgaagaggaggacgaagaaaacgggggcgccatgtcatgcagccagatcccagggctgaatttccaagccctgaatctgacttcataa